The Fulvivirga maritima genome segment ATGGGTTTTGCTTTATTCTAAGTTTTTCGCGGTGAAGGGTTGTCTCTAGTTCTTCACGCAGTTCTTGCGTGCCAGGGTTTTCTTCCGTAACTCTTTTTAGAGTTTCTTCTACCGTACGCTCTATAAACTCTTTTCTTCTTTTATTTAATTGAACTACAGGCCAGTGCTTTGTGCCTGGAAGAATGGGTTTGTAGGATTTATTTTTAGACTTGCCTTTAGGCTTCATTAGAAAGATTTTGTGAACCTCAAATATACAGGAAACTACAAAATAGAGGCTATACCTCTTTTATATATTCCAAAGGAATCTTGTGATGAATAACAGGTATGAGCTCTTCATTGTTAGCTGCATTGCGAAATGATACCTGAGCCCTGCCACTAGGAAAGGAAAGTACTACTTCATCATGCCTCATGTTTACTTGTTTCATTTGATAGTTAAAATACAACCTTATTGGTTTATCTGGTATAAATTCCCCGATTTTTTGTGCTTGTTGCCATAGCTGTTTTGGATATATAAAATAGTAGAAATCAAGCGCTTCTTTATTTCTTTGATATACTCTCACGTAAGAAGAGAAGCTTTTCAGGTGTACTGTAGACGAGGGGATAAAGAAGTCATAGTTTTTTATGGCAGTATGTACCGTAAATACATTGGTTCCCTGTATTCCATAATAAATAAGAATAACGCCAATAAAAGCTAATGAAAACAATAACCAGATATTGAAATAATGATGAAAAAGAGCATGTAGGCTTAAGGGAGTTAAAATGCCCCCAATCACCAGAGGTAATAATATTAATCGGTGCCCAAAAGAGGTGTCCTGCACGCTTTCTAGAGGGAACGGACTTAATATGCCTTTTTCTTTAACAAAGAGGTGTTTTTTTGAGAGGAAGCAAGCATTTTTGAGATCATTTGTCTTTCGTAGATAACAAAAAGCAATTACAGGCTCATCACCAATGTGCATAATTTACAGTACTTTGCTGATAGCTTTAGAAAAGACCTGAAACATATTTCTGAAGTTTTTTAATACGTCTTGTACAAACTCTTCACTTACTATTTCCTTAAGATCATCTTCTCCTGTAATGTCAAGTTCATTGATCTTAAAAGACTGTTCCATACTGCCTTGCTCTATTTTTATGATGTACTTTCCATTCCAATGAAATAAAGTAATCTTACAATCTTTATGGGGAATTTCTCCTACTACTCTCATCTGTTTCTTCTTTTTCTTACTACAAGTATAGTTAATAATGGCTTATTAGACCGATACGATTTATTTTTAAAATAAGCTATACCCAAATTAAATTCTAAAATTTCTGTAACTTATTCCTTAAATTTAATGTTCAATATAACCAGAATCATTTCATTGTTTTTGTGAGTAGCTACATTAAGAATATAATAAGATTTACGGCTTTTTCATTCCTGTCATTATTTGTGGCATTTGCTAACGAAGTGCAGGCTACCCACCTGAGGGCCGGAGAAATAATTGTTAGAAGAATTTCCTGTGATGCTAATAGATACGAGATCACTATAATAGTGTATACTGATACCGGCTCAGATGTTAGATTTGGAGAAGGATTATTGGACTTTGGTGATGGTAGCGATCCTATTCAGCTTCCGCAAATAGATAATACTTCAAGGGGTGATTTAGGGCAAGAGGTAGGAACTGCCAGCTTTACCACGGTTCACTCATATTCTTCAGCAGGAAGATATAAAATAGGTTACGTTGAGGCAAATAGAAATGAAGGGGTACTTAATATTAACAACTCTGTTAATACCACCTTTTATGTAGAGACAGAGATTTTTATTGATCCTTTTGTGGGATGTAATAATTCTCCGGTCTTACTTATCCCACCAATTGATAGGGCTTGTCCTGGTGTTGCATTTTACCATAACCCTGGTGCTTATGATCCTGATGGTGATAGCCTTTCTTATGAATTAGTTACCCCTAAAATGAATTTAGGTACTGATGTTAATGGTTATGAGCATCCAAATGATCAGCAGTTTTATAATAGTTATGCTGATGCTAACGAAAATATGGATGGACCACCGGATTTCGAAATAGATCCGATAACTGGTGATTTAACCTGGGATTCTCCTGGAGCCATTGGGGAATATAATATTGCCTTTGTGGTCAGAGAATGGAGATTTCTAGCCGGCGAGTGGGTGCCTATGGGCTTTGTAACCCGAGATATGCAAATTATAGTAGAAGATTGTGAGAATGAAAGACCGGAGCTTATCATTCCAGAAGATATATGTGTGGAAGCTGGTGAGTCAGTAGAAGAGGCTATAATTGGCACTGATCCTGATGGTGATCAGGTAAAAATAGAGGCAGCTTCTGTTGTTTTTGACAGAGGAGCTACTTTAGAGCCAGATTCCGTTTTTAGAAATTCTCCCCTAACTGCGGATTTTACATGGCAAACCTCTTGTGAAGATATCAATCTTAATCCTTATCAAGTAACTTTTAAAGTATCAGATAATCCTCCTGAAGGCCCTTCATTGGTGAGTTTTGCTACTTGGAATATTACGGTGGTCGGTCCAGCACCTGAACTGGTCGCCGCTAATCAGGAGAACCAAAGTATAGTTTTAGATTGGGATGAATACACCTGTCAGAATGCTGATCAGATACAGATTTGGCGAAGGGTAGATAGTAATCCATACGAACCGGATGACTGTGAAACAGGTATAAGAGAAGAGGCAGGGTATCAGCTGTTAACAGAGGTTGATCCTATGTCAGTTACATACAGAGATAATGATCTTTCTCCAGGAGCTAAGTATTGTTATAGATTAGTGGCTACTTTCCCAAGTCCTTATGGGGGGGAGAGTATTGTTTCCAATGAAATTTGCTCAGAACCTACGTTAGCCACCGAGCCAGTTATTACCAGAGTAAGTGTAGACGTAACTGACGAAGTAGCAGGTGAAATTACAGTTGAATGGAGAGAGCCATTTGATTTAGGATCCCTGACTGCGCCTCTTAATTATAGAATATATAGGTCTGAAGGTCAAACAGGTAGTGCCAATCGAATAATGGTAGAAGATAATATAGTGGTGACTAGTACAGATCCTGTGTTAACAACCTACGTAGATACTGGTCTTAATACCACAGATCTTTCTTATAATTATGAAGTAGTACTCATGGATGGGGCGGATGAGATCCCCTCAGAAGGTACAGCTACTAAGGCTTCAAGTGTAAGGCTTACACCCGTACCTGAGCTAAAAAGGATAAGGCTGGAATGGGAAGCTGTGGTACCATGGTCTAATACCATTGTGGATCCACCGGAAGATAGTAGGCACCTAATTTTTAGAGGAGAAGAAGGAGCTACCGAAGATGAGTTAGTGCTGATTGATGAAGTAGATGTGACTCAGTATGGATACGTGTATGTTGATTCTGGCCAATTTGATAATACGGAGCTTAGAGATGATATAATGTACTGCTATCGTATTATGACAAAAGGTACTTATGGTAATCCTGATATTTATTCACCTTTGTTAAATTACTCGCAGATTGTATGTGCACAGCCAAGTGATACAGTACCTCCTTGCCAGCCCGTAGTTACTATTTCACAACCTGATTGTGAAAGTAATTCTTGTGGTTTTACTGAATTTGAGAATGAATTATCTTGGGAAGTTGGCTTTGAAGGAGAGTGTGAAAGTAATGATGTGTCTTACTATGAAGTGTATTATGCAGAGAGCACTGAATCCGAATTTGAATTATTAACAACTGTAGAAACTACCTCTTTTACTCATAGAAATCTTGATTCTTATAAAGGTTGTTATAGGGTTAGGGCAGTAGATCGATCTGGTAATATCAGTGAATTTAGTGAGTCATTTTGTATTGATAACTGTCCTCATTATGAGTTACCTAATTTACTTACCCCAAATAATGATAACTGTAATGATGTGTTTAGTGCTTACGGGCAAGAAGGTAGCATGCAAGATGAAAATGGCAATGTGATATCACAATGTGGTGAAGTATTGGATCCTACTAAATGCGCCAGATTCGTTAAGTCAGTAGATTTTACTGTATTTAACAGATGGGGTAAAGAAGTATATCGCTATGAAGGAAATGCTGGCTCTGAAAATGGTATTTATATCAACTGGGATGGTAGAGATGAGTCTGGAGCAAACTTATCTTCAGGAGTATATTATTACCTGGCTGATGTGACTTTTGATGTAGTAGACCCATCTAATGCTAAACAACAGATGAAAGGATGGATACACATAATGAGATAATAGAGCCAAATAAGGAGGATATAGTATTCTTTGACGGAGTATGCAATCTGTGCAACGGTTTTGTTAACTACATTATAGATAGAGATACAGAAAAGCAGTATGTATTCGCCTCTTTACAATCTGATCAGTCTCAAAAATTACTTAAAAACTATGATTTCGATCCATCAAGGTTGAGTTCTGTGGCTTTATTAAAAAGTGATGGAGAATTATTAGTGAAGAGTGATGCAGCTCTGAAAATACTTACCAGCTTGGGAGGTAAGCTAAAGCTGTTGTCTGTTTTTTATGTCTTCCCTTCTTTTTTGAGAGACTTTTTTTATGACATTATAGCCCGCTATCGCTATAAATGGTTTGGCAGAAAAGACCAGTGTAGAATACCTACTCCAGAGTTAAAGCAACGTTTTTTAGATGCTTATTAAAAATCTTCTATTTTTGCCTTCTAATTATTGACTTGTAAGGTCGAAAATCTATTTTAAACACAACCATTAATTATAATATGAAGGCATTTGTATTCCCAGGACAGGGAGCTCAGTTTACAGGAATGGGTAAAGAGTTGTATGAAAACAATGAGCAGGCCAAAGGCATGTTTGAAACTGCTAATGATATTCTTGGGTTTAAAATCACTGATATAATGTTTGAAGGATCAGCAGATGATTTGAAGCAAACCAATGTGACACAACCTGCTGTTTTTATTCATTCTGTAGTATTAGCTTCTCAGGCAGAAAATTTCTCTCCTGATATGGTGGCTGGTCACTCGCTGGGAGAATTCTCTGCGTTGGTAGCCAATAAAACACTTACTTTCGAAGATGGACTCAAGCTGGTTTCTCAGCGTGCTCAGGCTATGCAAAAAGCATGTAAGAAAAACCCTTCTACTATGGCCGCTGTGCTTGGCTTAGAAGATGCGGCTGTAGAAGAAGTATGTGCTGCTATAGACGGTGTAGTAGTAGCAGCTAATTATAACTGCCCAGGTCAGCTTGTAATTTCTGGTTCTAACGAGGCAGTAGCAGAGGCTTGTGTTAAGCTTAAAGAGGCTGGCGCAAAAAGAGCATTGCCTTTAGCTGTAGGAGGTGCTTTCCACTCACCATTGATGGAGTCTGCGCAAGTGGAGCTGGAGGCTGCTATAAAAGAGACTACCTTCTCAACTCCTATTTGTCCTGTATATCAGAACGTGAATGCTCAGCCAGCATCTGATATTGAAGTGATAAAAACAAATTTAATAGCACAGCTTACGGCTCCTGTAAAATGGACTCAGTCTGTACAGCAAATGGTAACTGATGGGGCTACGGAATTCGTAGAATGCGGTCCTGGAAAAGTATTACAAGGGCTAGTGAAAAAAATAGCTTCTGGTGTAGAGGTTAGCGGTGTTAGCTAATCAATTCTTTTTACATCTAAAGAATCACTACATTTAATAAGTAGCTCCTGATTACTGACCTTTAAAACAGGGTGAATGTAGTTGGGAGCTATTTCTACTAAAGGCTCTAGAGTAAATTTGCGGTCTGGTATTCCCGGATGAGGAACGCTTAAGTTTTCATCATTAATTACCGCGTCATGATAATAAAGAATATCAATATCAATGACTCTGCTGCCCCATTTCTCCAATCGTACTCTACCAAGATCAGTTTCTATTTTCTGAATCTGGCTCAAAATATCAGCCGCAGATAGTGTAGATTTAACCTCTACTACCTGATTGTAAAATGAAGGTTGATCTTCCTTGCCCCACGCGGCAGTTTCGTATAGCGCAGACGCTTTGATAATGGTGCCTATTTCATGTGATATCAGCTTTCTAGCCTGCTCTAACATGTTTTTCTTATCACCTAAATTTGAACCTAAGAGTAAATATATTCCTTCCATCATAAATCTGCTCAAAAATAGAAATCTGCCACTATTTATGTATTGTTTAGTTCCTATTTTTGTTAGATTATAAGGTAGAATGACCGTTCCTCTAAGGATGGAGTGGCTCCTCTAACGAATAGTTTATATTTGATATTGAGCCAGTGGCGGGAGCTGCTACTACTAAACTTTTAAATAATAGATATTAATGAAATTCTTAAGAAACTTTCTAGCCTCATTTTTAGCGCTGGTGATCTTCAGTGTACTGGGTACATTGGTTTTTGTAGGCGTTATTTCGGTTATGTCAGCAGAAGAGACGGTTAAGGTCTCATCAAAAAGTATTCTACATCTTAAGTTGAATAAGCCTATTTCAGAGGTGGAGTTTGAAAACCCTTTTGGGGAAGTGGGATTTGTGGCCAGTTCGGCTAGCTCAATGGGGCTGGTACAGCTGAAAGAGGTAATAGCTGATGCTAAAACCAATGAGAATATAGAAGGTATATTTTTAGAAACGCCCATGTTAAATGCGGGTACTGCCACTATAGAAGAAATTAGGTTAGCTCTGGAAGACTTCAAAACTTCAGGCAAATTTGTGGTGGCATATAACGAATACTATACAGAAGGTGCTTATTACCTTTCTTCAGTGGCTGATAAAATATATATGCACCCTGAGGGAGATTTAGAATTTAATGGGTTATCTGCCAATGTTACTTTCTTGAAGGGCTTATTTGATAAGTTGAAAGTGGAACCTCAAATTTTTAGAGTAGGGCAATTTAAAAGTGCTGTTGAACCTCTCATGCGAACTGATATGAGTGAGGAGAACAGGCTTCAGCTTACTTCTATGTTAAATAGTGTAAACAATCATTTAATAGCTAATGTAGCAAATAGCAGAGGCTTGTCAGAAGCTGATGTAAAACAGATGTCAGATGAAATGCTCGCCAGGCAACCTGAAGATGCCGTGAAATATGGGCTTTTGGATAGCCTCACTTATTATGATGGGGTAATTTCCTTTTTGAAGAAAAAAATAGGCATTGATGCTGATAAGGACCTTTCGCTAGTGAAATATGAGAAGTATAAAAAGAGTTTTAGTAATTATAAAAGCTCTGATAATGAAGTGGCAGTAATCGTTGCTTCTGGTGAAATTGTGTCAGGAGAAGGAGATATCAATAATATTGGCTCAAACGCATTTGTTAAAGAAATAAGAAAGGCTCGCGAGGATGATGAGATAAAAGCGGTGGTGCTAAGAATAAATTCTCCGGGAGGTAGCTTCGTTGCTTCTGATATCATGTGGAGAGAGATTAAATTGACCAGTGAGATGAAGCCTGTTATTGCTTCTATGTCTGATGTAGCGGCTTCAGGAGGTTATTATATGAGTATGGCTTGCGATACTATTGTAGCTCAGCCTAACACCATAACTGGTTCCATCGGTATTTTTGGAGTGATCTTTAATTTTAAGGATTTTCTAAATGAAAAATTAGGAATTACTAATGAAGAGGTTAACACCGGAAAATATTCTGGAATGATGACTGTAACCAGACCATTAACCGAAGAGGAAAGTTCGATAGTACAAGAAGATATCAATAAGGGATATGAAACTTTTGTCACCAAGGCTGCTCAAGGAAGAGGTATGAGTGTTGAGGCTATTAAAGCGGTGGCCTCCGGCCGTGTGTGGACTGGAGAGCAAGCGAAAACCAATGGCTTGGTCGATGTTCTAGGTGATTTTGATGATGCCATAGAAATAGCGGCTAATGCTGCAGGGGTTCAGGATGATTACAAAATTAGATATTACCCTAAACAAAGATCTATTTTTGAGGAGTTCTTTAAGGAGCTTGAAGGAGATACTAAATCGGAGGCTATAAAGGCTGAACTGGGAGAGTTATATCCTTATTTTGAAATGCTCAAAAAAACTGAGAACTTGAAAGGGGTTCAGGCCAGATTACCATATGAATTGAATCTAAATTAGTATTCTGATCAAAATTATTAGATAAAGCTAAAGGCCTTTTAATTCTTATGTGCTTACTTTGAGTCTTTAAACTACTACCAAATGACTGAAATACGTAACGATTGGACTAGAGAAGAAATTAGTGAAATATATCATTCACCACTGTTAGACTTGATTTATCGTGGAGCTACGGTTCATAGAGAGTATCATGATACGGGTGAAGTTCAGGTGTGTACATTGCTTTCTGTGAAGACAGGGGGCTGTCCTGAAGATTGTGCCTATTGTCCTCAGGCTGCGCGTTATCAAACTGATGTGAAAGTGCATAAGTTGTTGCCTACAGAAGAGGTGTTGCAGAAGGCAAAAGAGGCTAAGGATGCTGGTAGTACCAGATTTTGTATGGGTGCTGCCTGGAGAGAGGTGAGAGATAATAAAGACTTCGACCGCGTACTTGATATGGTGAAAGGGGTTAATGCTATGGATATGGAGGTTTGCTGTACTTTGGGTATGCTTACTGAAGATCAGGCTATGAAGCTTAAAGATGCAGGTCTTTATGCCTATAACCATAACCTGGATACTAGTGAAGAGCATTATGAAGAAATAATCTCAACTCGTAGTTATGATGAGAGATTAGAAACCATAGATAACGTTAGAAAAGCCAAAATATCAGTTTGCTCTGGCGGAATTATAGGAATGGGAGAGGGAGATAAAGATAGAATAGGTATGTTACTTACCTTGGCTACTCTGGAGGAACACCCTGAATCTGTTCCTGTAAATGCTTTGGTGCCTGTTGAAGGTACACCTTTGGCTGAGCAAGCTAGAGTATCTGTTTGGGAGATGATCAGAATGATAGCAACTGCCAGGATTATTATGCCTAAGGCTATGGTGAGATTATCTGCAGGTAGAGTGAAGATGAATATGGAAGAGCAGGCTTTATGCTTTATGGCAGGAGCTAACTCTATCTTCGCAGGAGATAAATTATTAACTACACCTAATAATGATGTAGTAGTGGACGAAGAGATGTTTCAGGTTTTAAACTTAAAGCCTAGAAAAGCCCATAAAGGCGAAGCTACCGTGAAGTTTGAGAAAATACCAGGTTAAGTTTATTGACCACCAAAATATTAAACATTAAAAAAGCCCGCAATTCGGGCTTTTTTAATGTTTATATCGAAAGATAAAGAAAGGATTAATTTTCTTTATTACTCATTTTCTTTCTATCACTCTCGTTAAGATAAATCTTTCTCATTCTCATTGATTTAGGAGTAACTTCAAGATATTCATCTTTTTGAATGTATTCTAAAGCTTCTTCTAAAGAGAATTTTTTAGCGGGAGCAATTTTTGCGTTGCTGTCAGATCCTGAAGCTCTCATGTTAGTAAGCTTTTTACCTTTCTGTATGTTTACAACAAGGTCATTGTCTCTTGAGTGCTCACCAATTACTTGGCCCATGTATAGATCTTCACCCGGATCTACGAAGAAAATACCTCTGTCCTGAAGCTTATCAATTGAGTAAGCAGTAGAAGGACCTGATTCCATAGAAATTAAAGATCCATTGATTCTACCAGGGATCTCACCTTTATAAGGAGCATATTCTTTGAACCTGTGAGTCATGATAGCTTCTCCAGCAGTAGCTGTTAAGATGTTATTTCTTAAGCCTATGATTCCTCTTGCAGGGATGTCAAACTCAAGGTGTTGTAAGTCACCCTTAGGTTCCATGATCTTCATTTCACCTTTTTTAGCGCTAACTAGCTCTATCACTTTTCCAGATGTTTCTTGAGGTACATCTACTACTAAGTGCTCTATAGGTTCATGTTTTACGCCATCTATTTCTTTAATTAAAACCTGAGGCTGACCTACTTGTAATTCGTAGCCTTCTCTTCTCATTGTTTCAATTAATACAGATAAGTGAAGAATACCTCTTCCAAATACATTAAATCTGTCTTCTGAAGTAGTGTCTTCTATTCTTAAAGCTAAGTTCTTCTCAGTTTCTTTGTATAAACGATCGCGAAGGTGTCTTGAAGTCACAAACTTACCTTCTTTACCGAAGAATGGAGAGTTGTTAATAGTAAATAACATACTCATGGTAGGCTCGTCAATAGCAATACGAGGAAGAGGTTGAGGATTTTCCAGGCTGGTTACTGTATCTCCTAATTCAAAATCTTCAATACCTACTAAAGCACATATTTCACCTGAAGAGGCCTCTGGCACACGCTTTTTGCCTAATCCTTCAAAAATATGAACCTCTCTAACTTTTTGTCTTTTTACACTACCATCGGCTTTAGTTAAACCTACTGTGTCACCTTCTTTTACAATACCTTGGTTAATACGACCAATGGCTATTCTTCCTACATAAGATGAGAAGTCAAGTGAAGTAACCTGCATTT includes the following:
- the bioB gene encoding biotin synthase BioB, whose protein sequence is MTEIRNDWTREEISEIYHSPLLDLIYRGATVHREYHDTGEVQVCTLLSVKTGGCPEDCAYCPQAARYQTDVKVHKLLPTEEVLQKAKEAKDAGSTRFCMGAAWREVRDNKDFDRVLDMVKGVNAMDMEVCCTLGMLTEDQAMKLKDAGLYAYNHNLDTSEEHYEEIISTRSYDERLETIDNVRKAKISVCSGGIIGMGEGDKDRIGMLLTLATLEEHPESVPVNALVPVEGTPLAEQARVSVWEMIRMIATARIIMPKAMVRLSAGRVKMNMEEQALCFMAGANSIFAGDKLLTTPNNDVVVDEEMFQVLNLKPRKAHKGEATVKFEKIPG
- the sppA gene encoding signal peptide peptidase SppA — protein: MKFLRNFLASFLALVIFSVLGTLVFVGVISVMSAEETVKVSSKSILHLKLNKPISEVEFENPFGEVGFVASSASSMGLVQLKEVIADAKTNENIEGIFLETPMLNAGTATIEEIRLALEDFKTSGKFVVAYNEYYTEGAYYLSSVADKIYMHPEGDLEFNGLSANVTFLKGLFDKLKVEPQIFRVGQFKSAVEPLMRTDMSEENRLQLTSMLNSVNNHLIANVANSRGLSEADVKQMSDEMLARQPEDAVKYGLLDSLTYYDGVISFLKKKIGIDADKDLSLVKYEKYKKSFSNYKSSDNEVAVIVASGEIVSGEGDINNIGSNAFVKEIRKAREDDEIKAVVLRINSPGGSFVASDIMWREIKLTSEMKPVIASMSDVAASGGYYMSMACDTIVAQPNTITGSIGIFGVIFNFKDFLNEKLGITNEEVNTGKYSGMMTVTRPLTEEESSIVQEDINKGYETFVTKAAQGRGMSVEAIKAVASGRVWTGEQAKTNGLVDVLGDFDDAIEIAANAAGVQDDYKIRYYPKQRSIFEEFFKELEGDTKSEAIKAELGELYPYFEMLKKTENLKGVQARLPYELNLN
- the folK gene encoding 2-amino-4-hydroxy-6-hydroxymethyldihydropteridine diphosphokinase; protein product: MMEGIYLLLGSNLGDKKNMLEQARKLISHEIGTIIKASALYETAAWGKEDQPSFYNQVVEVKSTLSAADILSQIQKIETDLGRVRLEKWGSRVIDIDILYYHDAVINDENLSVPHPGIPDRKFTLEPLVEIAPNYIHPVLKVSNQELLIKCSDSLDVKRID
- a CDS encoding gliding motility-associated C-terminal domain-containing protein, which encodes MSSYIKNIIRFTAFSFLSLFVAFANEVQATHLRAGEIIVRRISCDANRYEITIIVYTDTGSDVRFGEGLLDFGDGSDPIQLPQIDNTSRGDLGQEVGTASFTTVHSYSSAGRYKIGYVEANRNEGVLNINNSVNTTFYVETEIFIDPFVGCNNSPVLLIPPIDRACPGVAFYHNPGAYDPDGDSLSYELVTPKMNLGTDVNGYEHPNDQQFYNSYADANENMDGPPDFEIDPITGDLTWDSPGAIGEYNIAFVVREWRFLAGEWVPMGFVTRDMQIIVEDCENERPELIIPEDICVEAGESVEEAIIGTDPDGDQVKIEAASVVFDRGATLEPDSVFRNSPLTADFTWQTSCEDINLNPYQVTFKVSDNPPEGPSLVSFATWNITVVGPAPELVAANQENQSIVLDWDEYTCQNADQIQIWRRVDSNPYEPDDCETGIREEAGYQLLTEVDPMSVTYRDNDLSPGAKYCYRLVATFPSPYGGESIVSNEICSEPTLATEPVITRVSVDVTDEVAGEITVEWREPFDLGSLTAPLNYRIYRSEGQTGSANRIMVEDNIVVTSTDPVLTTYVDTGLNTTDLSYNYEVVLMDGADEIPSEGTATKASSVRLTPVPELKRIRLEWEAVVPWSNTIVDPPEDSRHLIFRGEEGATEDELVLIDEVDVTQYGYVYVDSGQFDNTELRDDIMYCYRIMTKGTYGNPDIYSPLLNYSQIVCAQPSDTVPPCQPVVTISQPDCESNSCGFTEFENELSWEVGFEGECESNDVSYYEVYYAESTESEFELLTTVETTSFTHRNLDSYKGCYRVRAVDRSGNISEFSESFCIDNCPHYELPNLLTPNNDNCNDVFSAYGQEGSMQDENGNVISQCGEVLDPTKCARFVKSVDFTVFNRWGKEVYRYEGNAGSENGIYINWDGRDESGANLSSGVYYYLADVTFDVVDPSNAKQQMKGWIHIMR
- a CDS encoding thiol-disulfide oxidoreductase DCC family protein, whose translation is MDTHNEIIEPNKEDIVFFDGVCNLCNGFVNYIIDRDTEKQYVFASLQSDQSQKLLKNYDFDPSRLSSVALLKSDGELLVKSDAALKILTSLGGKLKLLSVFYVFPSFLRDFFYDIIARYRYKWFGRKDQCRIPTPELKQRFLDAY
- the typA gene encoding translational GTPase TypA is translated as MQNIRNVAIIAHVDHGKTTLVDKIIHASKILRENEESDDLILDNEDLEKERGITIVSKNVSVRYNDVKINIIDTPGHADFGGEVERVLKMADGVILLVDAFEGPMPQTRFVLGKALSLGLKPIVVVNKVDKENCRPDEVHEQVFDLMFNLDATEEQLDFPTLYGSSKQGWMNTDWNQPTDNIIPLLDAIVEFIPPAPQNEGVLQMQVTSLDFSSYVGRIAIGRINQGIVKEGDTVGLTKADGSVKRQKVREVHIFEGLGKKRVPEASSGEICALVGIEDFELGDTVTSLENPQPLPRIAIDEPTMSMLFTINNSPFFGKEGKFVTSRHLRDRLYKETEKNLALRIEDTTSEDRFNVFGRGILHLSVLIETMRREGYELQVGQPQVLIKEIDGVKHEPIEHLVVDVPQETSGKVIELVSAKKGEMKIMEPKGDLQHLEFDIPARGIIGLRNNILTATAGEAIMTHRFKEYAPYKGEIPGRINGSLISMESGPSTAYSIDKLQDRGIFFVDPGEDLYMGQVIGEHSRDNDLVVNIQKGKKLTNMRASGSDSNAKIAPAKKFSLEEALEYIQKDEYLEVTPKSMRMRKIYLNESDRKKMSNKEN
- the fabD gene encoding ACP S-malonyltransferase, which produces MKAFVFPGQGAQFTGMGKELYENNEQAKGMFETANDILGFKITDIMFEGSADDLKQTNVTQPAVFIHSVVLASQAENFSPDMVAGHSLGEFSALVANKTLTFEDGLKLVSQRAQAMQKACKKNPSTMAAVLGLEDAAVEEVCAAIDGVVVAANYNCPGQLVISGSNEAVAEACVKLKEAGAKRALPLAVGGAFHSPLMESAQVELEAAIKETTFSTPICPVYQNVNAQPASDIEVIKTNLIAQLTAPVKWTQSVQQMVTDGATEFVECGPGKVLQGLVKKIASGVEVSGVS